The genomic DNA CGTAATTTCATCAACGGCAGTGATATTCTTATATGAACAGAGCAGCTTTGTAACCTGCACCGCTTTTTCTACCCCAGTGTTTAACACACAAGCTTTAAAGTTAGCGTCCTTAAAATCAATATCACTGATGGCTTTTGGTTTGATCTCAACAAAATAATAGAGGATAACAAGCCCAAGTAATAGAAGAACAGTTGTGCGAATCACTCTGCTAGAGGTGGAGACACCAGCAGTCTTTTTGGTAGACAAACTCATTTTTAATGATACTGCTCTATATAACAATTTATTCACTACTTATTGGTATAATAGCAGTTCCTCAATAAAACAAGCCCAGTTCTTACTCATACTAGAAACTTCTATCTAGCTGTCTATATAACTCAGCCAATTGTAATAACTGATCCCCTTCGTATACTGCTTGCTCGGTTAACGGCTCCCAAGTAAAATAAGGGTCGATAGCTTGAGTAAAATCAGCTACTCGAGCCAGCTGTAAATTATTCCCATTACCCGACACATCTGACCAGTTATAGTTAAAATTCCAGTGTGCCAGCAGTTCTGAGCCATGCACTTGTGCGACTGCAGCCGGTGTCAATTGCTGACTAAGAATTTTTACATCCCCCAAACTACCTTGGAAAAACTGTTTTTTATCAAACCCACCATTTAATTGATCCTGCTCCTGGCCAATGATAAAACGACCAGCTGAGTCTAGTTTACCATGATGCTCCGTGGTTACAGAATCGCGTAGCTGACCATCAACATAAATATCCAATTTACCCGTGTTATTACTCCAACTAGTCGTCACATCATGATATTGGCCATCAAGTAGCTCAGTGGCTTTAACAGACGTGGTATATTGCTTGCCCTTTATCCATACATTCAAACCACCAGGGTAAACCCCTAATAAAAACTCATTAGCAGTACGACTGCCAGCATAAGACATTAGGGGTACATAATCACTACCACTTAGCTGGTGGCGATCAGACTTAAACGTCATTTGTACGGTAAACTCATCTAACCCAGCTAGCGGTGAGTTTTCTAGAGTCAAATATTGGTCATTACCCCCTTGGTTTAAGGCATACGCACCATGGGCCATGGCAGAATATTGATTTGGCATTTCCCCATCTACCTGGCTACCATCATAGCTTTTTAATACCACATTTGGCTTATTTTGTAGGTAATTAGGTAAAATGATTGTTAAGCTTTTACCTGCTTCACTTTTAGGGGCTTTTCCTTCTATTATAAAACTATTTTGCTCATAGCGATATTTCGCATCCTTCAGGGCAAATGGCACCCATAAGGTTGTTTGCTCACTGCTGTTAGCATCAACTACCTTCACTCCCTGGGCATTCGAAGCAAAGCGAACCTGATTACGACCCGTTCCTGTGTCAATTTGGTCATCCCCCCAAGAACTGATAATAATGTCGTCGTCTTCTCCGCCAATCAGTACATCATTAGCCAAGCTATCTCTTAATGTGTCATTCCCTTCTCCGCCTATCAAAATGTCGCCATCTGTTAACGTATAGCTATCTGCTTGAGAAACAACCGTATGTTTTGCCTGTAGCCGATCATCACCAGCCTCCCCCAATAGCGTATAACTGCCTTGTTCTCGCTCAGTCGTGTATAAATCATCAGCACTGTTTGTACCAGAGATCACCGCACTATTT from Spartinivicinus poritis includes the following:
- a CDS encoding LamG-like jellyroll fold domain-containing protein encodes the protein QGQDTYIIGRNGDTTANPAEKVINNIATPAQAPDDNSQASYEQDYLVLAGVRRDNILLIRNNDDLLVKGLKDNGHQETVRIKQFFKGEAYQHISIVDEKGGQSAIELDERGNAVLSNSAVISGTNSADDLYTTEREQGSYTLLGEAGDDRLQAKHTVVSQADSYTLTDGDILIGGEGNDTLRDSLANDVLIGGEDDDIIISSWGDDQIDTGTGRNQVRFASNAQGVKVVDANSSEQTTLWVPFALKDAKYRYEQNSFIIEGKAPKSEAGKSLTIILPNYLQNKPNVVLKSYDGSQVDGEMPNQYSAMAHGAYALNQGGNDQYLTLENSPLAGLDEFTVQMTFKSDRHQLSGSDYVPLMSYAGSRTANEFLLGVYPGGLNVWIKGKQYTTSVKATELLDGQYHDVTTSWSNNTGKLDIYVDGQLRDSVTTEHHGKLDSAGRFIIGQEQDQLNGGFDKKQFFQGSLGDVKILSQQLTPAAVAQVHGSELLAHWNFNYNWSDVSGNGNNLQLARVADFTQAIDPYFTWEPLTEQAVYEGDQLLQLAELYRQLDRSF